The genome window GCGCCTGTGTGCCGCTGGTGCGCCCTCCCTGGCGGTGATGGCCCGGTCTAGGGTCTGGTTCCTCGGGTTGGAGGTGACGGCCATGGCGGGGCGCACGGCGCGCTGGGGGGTTGCGCTGGCGCTGGGTGCGCTGTGGTGGTGGGGGGTGCTCCGACTCGTGCTGGCACCCGACGCAGGGGTGCTGGAAGGTGCGGTCGCCATCGGGGGATGGGGACTGAGTCTGCTGCCGGTGCACTGTGTGCCGAAGGCTCGGGCCGTGGGGGCGGCCGGGTCGGATCAGTGGGCTCGGGCCTGGCGGCGGTGGCAGGCCGTGAGGGGGCGCGGGAGGGGCGCGCAACCAGGGTGAGGGGGCGGGACGCAGGGGGAGCGTGCGGGGCCGGTACGACGGCGTCCGGGGTGTTCAGGGGACCCCTGGAGGACGTGCCGTGACCGGCCCGGCCGCGCCCGCCCCCGGGCCCTGTCGGTGTGGCCGCCACCTGTCGCTGCGGCTGGTGCCGTAGCTGTCACCAGGGCATGGCCACGCCGCCGTTCGGGCGGAGGATCTGCCCTGTGACGAAGGACGAGGCGTCGCAGGCCAGGTACAGCACAGCGTGCGCGACGTCCTGCGGTTCGCCGGTCCGGCCGAGCGGTGACATTCGCGCCATGAACGCCTCCGTGCGCTCCTGCTCCTCCCCGTGCCGGTCGGTCATCGGCGTACGGGTCCAGCCCGGCGCCACGGCGTTGACCCGTATGCCGTACGGCCCGACCTCGGTCGCCAGGGTCTTCGTCAGCTGCACCACGGCCGCCTTCGCCGCGCCGTAGCAGAGCAGCCCCGGACCGCCGGTGTCGACGGCGCTCGACGCCATCGTGACGATGCTGCCGCGGGTCCCGTCCTCGATCATCCGGAGCGTCGCCTCCTGGCAGGCGTACAGGACCCCCTTGAAGTTGACGGCCAGTACCCGGTCCAGGTCCTCGTCCCGTGTCTGGAGGACGGGGCTGCTGTGCATGATCCCGGCGACGGCCGCCATCGCGTCGAGGCGCTCGCAGGACGCGACGGCCTGCTCGAGCCGGGCCCGGTCGGTCACGTCGAGGTGGTGGGTGTGTGCCGTGCCGCCCCGGTCTGCGATCAGGGCCGCCGTCTCGTGCAGCCCAGGCGCATCGCGGTCGGCGCAGTGCACGGTCGCGCCTGCCTCGGCGAGCAGCACGGCCGAGGCCCGGCCGATGCCGCTCGCGGCGCCGGTGACGAAGACGGTGCGGTCGCTGAGGTCGTACGCCGTCACGGGCATGACAGCGACGCTACGAGCGTACCTGACGGCCCGTCAATTGGCCCGCGCCCATTGGTCGGTTCGTCAATTGGCTGAGGGCGGGCGGCTGTGGCGGTGGTCCGCCACGCCCGGGGCGGGAGCCGGTCCCCACTGGCAGGCCGGGCACCAGTAGGTGGGCCGCTCCCGTGAGCCGTCGCCCTGCTCCGCCACCTGGACCGGGGTGCCGCAGCGCAGGCAGGGGCGGGGCGCGCGACCGTAGACGAAGAGGTTCTGTTCGCGCCGCCCGGTGGTGTTGCGGGCGGGGCGGTCGCGGTTCGCCTCCAGCAGCTTCTTGGCGAGGGTGGGCAGCTGGGCGGCGTGCTCGGCCGGGAGCTCGCCGACGGGAAGCCACGGAGTCACCCGGAGCAGGAAGCACAGCTCGCTCTTGTAGACATTGCCGATGCCGGCCAGGTTGCGCTGGTCGAGCAGGGCCTCGCCGAGGGGGCGGGCGGGGTCGCGCAACAGGTTCTCCAGGGCCGTACCGGGGTCCCAGTCGGGGCCGAGGAGGTCCGGGCCGAGGTGCCCCACGGCGCGGTGCTCGTCGGCGGTGCGCAGCAGTTCCAGGACGGGCAGGCGGTAGCCGACCGCCGTGCGGTCGACGGTGCCGAGGATCGCCCGGATCTGGTGGGCGGGACCGCCGCTCCAGCGCTGCCCCGCCGCGAACACCTTCCACGCCCCGTCCATCATCAGATGCGAGTGCAGCGTGAGCCCGCCCTCGATACGGGTCAGCAGGTGCTTGCCGCGCGGGGTGACGTCCAGGACGGTACGGCCGGTGAGATCGGCCGTCGCGTACCTGGGCACCCGGAGGTCGGAACGCGTCAGCACCTTCCCCGCGAGCGCGCCGTGCAGACGCTTCGCGGCCTGGTGGACGGTGTCACCTTCGGGCATGGGTCAAGGGTGGCACGTCGGGGCTCATGCACGGATCCGCAGTCCCCGCGGGGTCGCTATGAAGCCCGCTCCTTCCAGGAGGACGCCGAAGGGGGACGACAGGGCCGAGGCTCCGTTGATCCGTTCCACCGTCACGGTGCCGAGGGAACCCGCCCTGGCGGCCGCCCCCAGGGCTTCGGCGGCCATGCGCAGACGCTCGTCCTCGGTCGGCCCGGCCTCCGGCGCGGAGGGCCAGGCCAGCACGGTCTTGCCACCCCGCTCCACGTAGAGCGCCAGCTCGCCGTCGACCAGGACCACCAGCGAACCCGCCTTCCGCCCCGGCTTGTGCCCCGCACCCGTCGGCGGCTCGGCCCAGGGGAGCGCCGCGCCGTACGCGTTCGCGGGGTCGGCGGCGGCCAGGACCACGGCCCGGGCCGACCCGGACGTGCGCGTGCGGTTCGGCGGGAGGCCCCCTCGTCCGTTCTGCCCGTAGTGGGACCGGGAGGCGGAAGCCCCGGAGGAGAAGCCGGGCCCCGAGCGGGGGCCTCCGAAACCCGGGGCGGACAGCGGGTCCTGGACGGCCGGACCCGTGTCGAAGGCGTCGGCGAAGTCGATGTCGAACGGGTCCTCGGGGCCGTCGCCGCTCGGGCCGCCCGGGCCGCCCGGGCCCGCGTCGGAGGCGAACGGATCTGTGGGAGCTCCGGCGAACCCGTTCCCCGCGCCGGGTCCCGCTCCGGCGCCCGGCAGCGGTTCGCCCCGCTCGCGGCGTTCGCCACCGCGCGCAGCCGGTCCACCGCGCCGTCCATCGCGAACTGTGCCGCGCCCAGCCCCTCGACGACATAACCGCGCCGCGCCTGACCACTCTCCTCGAAGGCGGACAGGACCCGGTACACGGCCGAGAAGCCGCCCTCCACCCCCTCCGCGGCCACCGCCCCCCGGGTCACCACGCCGTGCCGGTCGAGCAGCGTCCGGGCCAGGGCGTGGGCGCGGACGGTGGGGTCGGCCTCGTGCGCGGGCAGCAGGGACCAACGGCCCGCGACGGTCGGCGGACCCGTACGGGACTGGGGCCGGGCGGCGGCCGACAGTGAGCCGTAGCGCCCACGCGGGACGGCACGCTTGGCGCGGTGGGCCGTGGCCCCCGCGGTACGGCCCGAGCCGAGCAGGGACCGCATCGGCGCCAGCGTGTCGTTCGTGAGCCGCCCGGACCACGCCAGGTCCCAGATCGCGTCGGCGAGTTGGGGCTCGGTGACGTCCGGGTGGGTGGTGGCGCGGACCTGGTCGGCGATCTGCCGGAAGAACAGTCCGTAGCCGCCCGAGAGGGCCTCCAGGATCGACTGGTGCAGGGCGGTCAGCTCCAGGGGGTGCGGAGCGGGCAGCAGCAGGGGGGCGGCGTCCGCAAGGTAGAGGGAGATCCAGCCGTCCTTTCCGGGCAGCGCGCCCGCGCCCGCCCACACCACCTCACCGGCGGCCGTGAGTTCGTCCAGCATCGCGGGTGTGTAGTTCGCGACGCGGGACGGCAGGACGAGCTTCTCGAGGGCGGACGCGGGCACGGAGGCGCCCTGCAACTGCTCGATGGCGCGCACCAGTCCGTCCACGCCCCGCAGCCCGTGCCCGCTGCCGACGTGCTGCCACTGCGGCAGGAACTGCGCCAGGGCCGGTGCCGGAACCGGCTCGAGCTCGTGCCGCAGCGCCGCCAGCGAACGGCGCCGCAACCGGCGCAGTACCGCCGCGTCGCACCACTCCTGGCCGATGCCCGCCGGATGGAACTCGCCCTGGACGATCCGTCCGGACGCCGCCAGCCGTTGCAGCGCGCCCTCGGTGACCGCGACCCCGAGTCCGAACCGCGTGGCCGCCGTCGCCGATGTGAAGGGGCCGTGGGTGCGCGCGTACCGGGCGAGGAGATCGCCGAGCGGGTCCTTGACCGGCTCGGTGAACGCCTCCGGGACGCCGACGGGCAGCGCCGTGCCGAGCGCGTCGCGGAGCCGCCCGCGTCCTCGACCGCCGCCCAGTGGTCGGCGCCCGCGATCCGGACCTTGATCGCGCGGCGGGCCGCCGCCAGCTCACGGGCCCACTGCGGGTCGGCTCCCCGTGCCACCAGGTCGGCGTCGGTGAGCGGCCCCAGCACCCGCAGCACGTCCGCGACCCCCTCGACGTCCTTGACGCGCCGGTCCTCGGTGAGCCACTGCAGCTCCCGCTCCAGCTCGGTCAGGACCTCCGCGTCGAGCAGCTCCCGCAGCTCCGCCTGGCCCAGCAGCTCCGCCAGCAGCCGGGAGTCCAGCGACAGCGCCGCGGCGCGCCGCTCGGCGAGCGGAGAGTCCCCCTCGTAGAGGAACTGGGCGACGTACCCGAACAGCAGCGAGCGGGCGAACGGCGACGGCTCGGGGGTGGTCACCTCGACGAGCCGCACCTTGCGGGACTCGAGGTCGCCCATCAGCTCGATCAGGCCCGGGACGTCGAAGACGTCCTGCAGGCATTCGCGCACCGCCTCCAGGACGATCGGGAACGAGCCGAACTCGCTCGCCACCTGCAACAGTTGGGCCGCGCGCTGGCGCTGCTGCCACAGGGGGGTGCGCCGGCCCGGGTTACGGCGCGGCAGCAGCAGCGCGCGGGCCGCGCACTCGCGGAACCGGGACGCGAACAGCGCCGAGCCGCCGACCTGGTCGGTGACGAGCTGGTCGACCTCGCCCTTGTCGAAGGCGACGTCGGCCGCGCCGACGGGTGCCTGCTCGGTGTCGGCCACCGTGTTGAAGGGAGTGCCGGCCTTCATCGGTTCCTGGTCCAGCAGGTCCAGGCCCATCAGGTCGGCGTCCGGAAGGCGCAGCACGATGCCGTCGTCGGCGTGCATGACCTGGGCGTCCATGCCGTAGCGCTCGGACAGGCGGGCGCCCAGGGCGAGCGCCCACGGGGCATGCACCTGGGCGCCGAAGGGGGAGTGCACCACGACCCGCCAGTCGCCCAGTTCGTCACGGAACCGCTCGACGACGATCGTGCGGTCGTCGGGGACGTGGCCGCAGGCCTCGCGCTGTTCGTCCAGGTACGACAGCACGTTGTCCGCGGCCCAGGCGTCCAGGCCCGCCGCCAGCAGCCTCAGGCGCGCGTCGTCCTTGGGCATCGAGCCCACCTCGCGCAGGAACGCGCCCACCGCGCGACCCAGTTCCAGCGGGCGGCCCAGCTGGTCGCCCTTCCAGAACGGCAGCCTGCCGGGGACGCCGGGCGCGGGGGAGACCAGGACGCGGTCGCGGGTGATGTCCTCGATGCGCCAGGAGCTGGTACCGAGGGTGAACACGTCCCCGATCCGGGACTCGTAGACCATCTCCTCGTCCAGCTCGCCGACCCGGCCGCCGCCCTTCTTGGGATCGGCACCGGCGAGGAACACCCCGAACAGCCCGCGGTCCGGGATGGTGCCCCCGGAGGTGACGGCGAGCCGCTGGGCGCCGGGGCGGCCGGTGATGGTGCCCGCGACCCGGTCCCACACCACGCGCGGCCGCAGCTCCGCGAAGGCGTCGGAGGGGTAGCGGCCCGCGAGCATGTCCAGCACCGCCGTGAACGCCGATTCCGGCAGCGAGGCGAACGGCGCAGCCCGGCGCACCAGCGCGAGGAGGTCGTCGAACTGCCAGGTGTCGAGCGACGTCATCGCGACGAGCTGCTGCGCGAGCACGTCCAGCGGGTTCGCCGGAACCTTCAGAGACTCGATCGCGCCCGTGCGCATCCGTTCGGTGACCACGGCCGCCTGTACGAGGTCGCCGCGGTACTTGGGGAAGACCACGCCGGTGGAGACCGCGCCGACCTGGTGTCCCGCCCGGCCCACCCGCTGCAGCCCGGACGCCACGGACGGCGGCGACTCGACCTGGACGACGAGGTCCACCGCACCCATGTCGATGCCCAGCTCGAGGCTGGAGGTGGCGACCACCGCCGGGAGCCGGCCCGCCTTCAGGTCCTCCTCGACGAGAGCGCGCTGCTCCTTGGAGACCGACCCGTGGTGGGCGCGCGCGAGAACCGGGGGCGCCCCTTGTGCCGCGCCGGAGCCCCCCATCAGCTGAGCGGGCGCGTGGTGCTCCTCCAGCGTCTCGCCCGTGGCCCTCTCATAGGCGATCTCGTTCAGCCGGTTGCACAGTCGCTCCGCGAGGCGGCGGGAGTTGGCGAACACGATCGTGGAGCGGTGCGCCTGGACCAGGTCGGCGATGCGCTCCTCGACGTGCGGCCAGATGGACGGGCGCTCCGCGCCCTCCGTGCCGTCGGAGACCGGGGAGCCGCCCAGCTCGCCGAGGTCCTCGACGGGCACGACGACCGAGAGGTCGAACTCCTTGCCCGACTCCGGTTGGACGATCTCCACCTTGCGGCGCGGGGAGAGGAAGCGGGCCACCTCGTCCACCGGGCGCACGGTGGCGGACAGGCCGATGCGGCGCGCGGGCTTCGGCAGCAGCTCGTCGAGCCGCTCCAGTGACAGTGCCAGATGCGCGCCCCGCTTGGTGCCCGCGACCGCGTGCACCTCGTCCAGGATGACCGTCTCCACGCCTGTCAGCGCGTCGCGCGTGGACGACGTCAGCATCAGGAACAGCGACTCAGGAGTGGTGATCAGGATGTCCGGCGGCCGCGTGGCCAGGGCGCGGCGCTCGGCTGCCGGGGTGTCGCCGGAGCGGATGCCCACCTTCACTTCCGGCTCGGGCAGGCCGAGCCGGACCGACTCCTGGCGGATGCCGGTGAGCGGACTGCGCAGATTCCGCTCCACGTCGACCGCGAGAGCCTTCAGCGGGGACACGTACAGCACCCGGCAGCGCTTCCTGGAATCGGCCGGCGGCGGAGTGGACGCCAGCCGGTCCAGCGCGGCGAGGAAGGCGGCCAGCGTCTTGCCGGAGCCGGTCGGCGCCACCACGAGCACGTCCGAGCCCGCGGCGATGGCACGCCACGCCCCGGCCTGGGCCGCGGTGGGCGCGGAGAACGCCCCCGTGAACCAGGCGCGGGTCGCGGGTGAGAAGCCGTCGAGGGCCGGGTGTGCGGAGCTGACCATGGATCCATCCTGCACCCGCCCACTGACAATGCCCGTGACCGGCGGTGACGTACGGCAATGCGACCCGCCCGGGGCAGGGGGGGACATCGTGGGCAGGGGCGGCCGTCCGCGCGGAAGGAGCCGTGGCAGGTTCGGTTCCGGCCCGGCGACGGCCGGGATGCCGGAGGTGACGGGCTCGGCGGTCGGCGGCCGGCCGGTCCTCGTCCCCCGGGGCGCCGCGCGGGCGTGGGGCCGCCCTCCGTCAGCCGATGGGCCGTCCGTACGCCCTGAGGGTGAGCAGCGCGTCGATGGTCACCATGGGGCGGGCCTCCAGGGCGGTGCCCGGAGCCCACTGGCGCCACCGGACCGGCCAGCCGCCGTCCTCCTGCTGTTCGGCCGAGAGGAAGTCCAGGGCGCGCCCCATCTCCTCGTCGGTGAACCACGCCCGAGCGAGGGAGTCCGGGGTACGCGCGAAGTCGTACGGGAAGTGGTGCTCGCCCGGTGCGTACCCGGAGGCGACCGGATACGCCCCCGGACGGTCCGGGTCCAGGACCGCGAGCCGCTGTTCGCGCACCAGGCGGCCCAGACGGTGGGCCGCGGCCTCTGCGCGCGGGCGGTCGGGCGCCGAGTCCAGGAACGCCACGGCCGCCTCGACCTCGTACGGATGCGACTTGTCCAGGGACTCGACCGCCTGCCAGCAGAAGTCGGTGGCCCGGAACATCCACGCGTGCCACACCTCGTTGCGGTGCAGCAGGCCCACCACCGGGCCCGTGGCGAGCAGATCGCTCGGCGGGTTGTCGGTGATGGGCACGAAGGGCGCGGCCGGATAGCCGCGCT of Streptomyces cynarae contains these proteins:
- a CDS encoding SDR family NAD(P)-dependent oxidoreductase; the encoded protein is MPVTAYDLSDRTVFVTGAASGIGRASAVLLAEAGATVHCADRDAPGLHETAALIADRGGTAHTHHLDVTDRARLEQAVASCERLDAMAAVAGIMHSSPVLQTRDEDLDRVLAVNFKGVLYACQEATLRMIEDGTRGSIVTMASSAVDTGGPGLLCYGAAKAAVVQLTKTLATEVGPYGIRVNAVAPGWTRTPMTDRHGEEQERTEAFMARMSPLGRTGEPQDVAHAVLYLACDASSFVTGQILRPNGGVAMPW
- a CDS encoding Fpg/Nei family DNA glycosylase yields the protein MPEGDTVHQAAKRLHGALAGKVLTRSDLRVPRYATADLTGRTVLDVTPRGKHLLTRIEGGLTLHSHLMMDGAWKVFAAGQRWSGGPAHQIRAILGTVDRTAVGYRLPVLELLRTADEHRAVGHLGPDLLGPDWDPGTALENLLRDPARPLGEALLDQRNLAGIGNVYKSELCFLLRVTPWLPVGELPAEHAAQLPTLAKKLLEANRDRPARNTTGRREQNLFVYGRAPRPCLRCGTPVQVAEQGDGSRERPTYWCPACQWGPAPAPGVADHRHSRPPSAN